Genomic window (Ferrovibrio sp. MS7):
GCAGATGCGCCGGTTCGGCACCAATATCGCGGCCATCGAAATGCAGGCTGCCCTGGCGCAGCGGCAGCAGCCGCGACACGGCGCGCAGCAGCGTGGTCTTGCCGGCACCATTGGCGCCAACCACCGCCACCAGGGCGCCGGCGGCGATTTCCAGGTCGATGCCATGCAGGATGGTGTTTTCGCCGATCGCAACATGCAGGTCGCGGGCTTTGAGAATGCTCATCACGCCTCCTGCCCGAGATAGGCGGTGATCACCGCCTCGTTGCGCTGCACCTCGGCCGGCGTGCCTTCGCCGATCTTGCGGCCGTAATCCAGCACCGATACGCGGTCGGACACGCCCATGACGAAAGTCATGTTGTGCTCGACCAGCAGGATCGTCACCCCGAGCGACTTCAAGCGGCGGATCACCGCCATGATTTCAATCATTTCGCCTTCATTGAGGCCAGCAATCGGCTCGTCCAACAGCAGCAAGGTCGGCTGCTGCGCCAGCGCGCGGGCCAGTTCGCAAAGTTTACGGTGGCCATAGGCGAGATCGCCCGGCAGCGAATCGGCAAACCGCTCGATGCCGAAAAAGGCCAACAGCCGCAGAGCCTCGGCGCGCTCGGCACGCGCCTCCTCGCCGCTGACCAGCCAGCGCAGCCAGCCCGTTACCATGCCCTGGCGGCGCCTGAGGCCGAGCATGACATTCTCAGCCACGCTAAGCGTGCCGATAAGCTGCAGGTTCTGAAAAGTGCGGGTAAGGCCATGCGCGGCGCGGCGATGCGCCGGCAGGCTGGTCACGTCCGTGCCCCGGTAGAGGATGCTGCCCTTGTTGGCGGCATAAAGCCCGGCGATGACATTGATCAGCGTGCTTTTGCCGGCGCCATTGGGGCCGATCAGGGCATGTACACTGCCCGGCATCACCTGGATCGAGACATCATTCACCGCCACCAGGCCGGCATAGGACTTGGTGACATTGCGCAGTTCCAGGATTGGCCCGGCATTATTCGCTGCTTCGATACGCGGCAGCTCCGCCTCGCCGGACTGCGCCGGTGCAGCTCCCCGCTTAGGCAACAGACGCTTGCGCAGGGATTCGAAGGCACCAGTGGCGCCGCCGGGGAAGAACAGCATCACGCCCAGCAGGATGCCGCCGAAGATGAAGTAGGAAATCTCATACAGGCCGGCGGTGAGCTGGTTCAACAGCACCAGTATCAGCGCACCGACCACGCCACCATAGGGGTGGCCCAGGCCACCGATCACCACGGCAATCAGCAGCGAGATTGAGCGATCGAGACCGAAGGCATCGCTGCTGATATAGCCGGACTGATGCACAAAGAAGAAGCCGGCCAGACCAGCCAGCAGGGCGGCGAAAACGAAAATGCCGGCACGCCAGAGCGCGGCATTGATGCCGACCGTGAGCGCGAAACTCTCGCTTTCCTTGATGGCATGCAGATTACGGCCGATACGCGACTGCATGATGTAGTCGTTGACCATCTGCACCAACAGCAGGGTGATACCGATGGCCCAGAGGAAATAGGTGGCGCCATTGCGGAAATCGCCGAAATTGAGCTGCGGCACGCCGATCAGGCCCATTGAACCGCCGGTAAGATCGACCCAGCGCTGTGCCAGGATTTCGACGATATAGCCAAAAGCCAGCGTGACCATGGCGAGGTAATGCGTCCGCGCCCGCAGAGCCACAAGACCGAGCAGCACGCCGGCAAGGCCGGCCAGCATCAGACCGACCGGCAGGCTGGCCCAGAGCGGCCAGCCATGTTTGGTCGCCAGCACACCGGAGCCATAGGCCGACAGCGCGAAGAAGCCGGCCTGGCCGAGCGAAAGCTGACCGGAAAGGCCGAGCAGGATATTCAGGCCGATGGCGGCGATGGCAATGATCGCGATATCGGTGCTGAGGTGGATGAAGAAGTCATTCGGCGCGAGATAGGGCAAGGCCAGAATGACGATCAGGGCAATGATATAGCGCAGGTGCCGCATGATACTCACCGCACATCCGCCTTGGCTTCACCGAACAGACCGGATGGCTTCACGATCAGCACCACCAGGGCCAGGATGAAAGGATAGAGGTCGCCAAAGGCAGAGTCGAAATAGTTCGAGAAGCCTTCCACCAGGCCGAAGGCGATGCCGGCGATCAGGATGCCGACCGGATTGACGAAGCCGCCGATGCTGACCACGGCAAAACCCTTGAGGATGAACAGCAGGCCCATATGTGCCTGCACCGTGGTGATCGGGCCGGCCAGGATGCCGCAGGTGGCGGCGAGCATCGCCATGATGGCATAGGAGCCGATCACGGCACGGCGTACATTGATGCCAAGCAGGGCTGCGGTGCTCTTGTCGAACGACACGGCGGCGATTTCCTTGCCCCAGCGGGCGCGGAACAGGAACCAGTAGAACACCGCCACTACCAGCAAGGCGATGCCGGCAACAATCAGTTCTTCCATGTAGAAGCCGGCGCCGAATACCTGCACCACCTTCTTGTCGCCGGCCGAGAAGAGCGGCGGCGAGTAGAAGCGCGACTTGCCCCAGATGAGCTGTGCGGCATTCTGCAACAGCATGCCGAAGCCCATGGTGGTGAGAATCCATGCCAGACTGCCGCCGCTGCCGGCGAGCTGTTTCTCCAGTGGCTTGATAGCGATGCGTTCCAGCAGCACACCCAAAGCCACCAGCAGCAACAGCACCAGCGGCACCACCGCCAGCAGCGGATAACCAGCGAGCAGCAGCGCCATGGCGGCAAAGGAGGCGATCATAAGGAAATCGCCCTGGCCAAAATTCAGCGCACGGGTGGTGAGAAATGTGATCAGCAGCCCCTTCCCCATCAGGGTATAGAGGCTGCCCATGGCGATGCCGGAAATCAGCACCTGGGTAAAATCAGTGAACTTCATCGCACCACGCCAGAACCGCAGGAACGGAAGTGGGCGGTGCCTGCCGTAATCGGCACACACCGCCCACCAGGGTTACTTCAGCTTGACCACGCGGCCATTGCGCCACACACCGAGGAACACGTTCTCGGCATCGAGGCATTCATGGTCCTTGGCGCCAAACGGCTTTGCCGGAGTGCCCGACACCGCCTTGAAGTCGTTGATATCCTCCAGCGCTTTCTGCAGCTTCAGCGGATCGGCGCCAGCCTTGTCGACGGCCTGCAGCAGCAGCTTCATGCCGTCGTAGCCCAGCGCGGCCACCACCGGCCAACGGTACTTGTCGCCATATTCGGCCTTCATTTTGGTATCGAAAGCCTGTGCCTTGGGATCGGCGAGATCGAGCGCCTGGCCCATCACCGTGCCTTCAATGGCTTCCTTGCCGACAATGTTGAGCACCATCTGCGACGACAGGCCCCAGTTGCCGGCAATCACCGGCTTGTAGTCGATCTTCGGCATGGAACGGTAGACCAGTTCCAGGCTGTCGTGGAACAGCAGCACCAGCTCGGCACCGGCATTCTTCAGCTTCAGCATCTGCGGCGTCAGGTCGGTGACATTTGGCGCGCCGCTTTCCACGGCCACCAGCTCCATGCCCCGCTCCTTCATGCCCTTCTGCACTTCACCTGCGGCAAACATGCCGTAGCCATTGGTGCCATGCAGCAGGCCGACTTTCTTGAACGACTTCACGCCCCAATCGAGCATCGCGTCGATCTGGAATTTCTCCACCATCGAGCAGCGGTAGATGAAGCTCGGCGACTGGTCGATGAATTTCGCCGTGATGTCGGTGGCAATGGCCGGGCCGGCCATCAGCGGAATCTTGGCCTGCTGCAGCATCGGCGCAAAAGCCGCGACATTGCCGCTGTTCACAGTGCCGATCACCGCCGAAACCTTGTCATTGGCGATCAGGCGCTGCACCAGCGACACCGCACGCTGCGGATTCGCTTCGTCGTTATAGACGATGAATTCGATCTTATGCTTCGGGTTGGCGGCGTTGTATTCCTTGAGCGCCATCTCGTTGCCCTGGAGATACGACTCGCCGAAATCGACGATTGCCGGGGCACCGCTCAGGCCCTGCACCGCGCCGATCCGCACTGTCTCGGCGCGAACATCGGCAGCACTCATCCACATCGAAAGCGCGGCAATACCCGCCGCGGAAAGGCTCAGCGCCTTGCTCATTCCCGTTTCCTCCGTTTTATGCCATCGGTGGCAAATCCAGGGGAACGCAACCGCTTCCTGAAAGTGAACCGTGGTTCACCAAGCGTAAATTATGGTTCTTGAAGAAAGCAATCGGAATCTTCGAACAATATTTGGTGCGACGCAGCATGGCGTTATATGTGCGCTACGGCGCGGAGTACCGGGCGTATGCAAATGGAATCAGCCTGCCGCATCGACTGAATGGCGCGGCGCCATTCAGTCACACAACCCTTAATCCGGTATTCGTGCTATTTCTTGCGCTTGAGTGTCGGCTTGCGCGCCGGTTGGGCGACGGCTTTTTGCGGTGCACGCAGACTGGCGGCAAAGACTTCCACCATGCCATCAGCGACTTCGCGGGCGCTCCATGCGCCCTTCGGATTATACCAGCGCGACAGCCAGTTCACCGATCCCATGATGGTAAGGATCGTCATGCGCGGGTCGCACTCCCGTATGCTGCCATCAGCAATGCCTTCGGTGACGAAGCCACGCAAGGTGCGCTCGAAATGATCGCGGCGGCGGGTGATTTCACGGCGCTGGTCGGTCTGCAATGCTTCCAGATCAGTCAGCGCGCCGCCGGTGATACTGCTATCGGCATAGGTGGCGAGGAAATGATGCAGGGCCAGTAGGGTCTTTTCCAGGCCGTCCTTGCCGTGGCGCTTGCCGTGGCGTAGCGCCGCCTCACCCAGATCCATGGTGTGGCAATGCTGGATGTAGAGGATCTCTTCCTTGCTGGAAATATAGCGATAGAGCGCGGCTTTTGTGACGCCGAGCGTGGCGGCGATATCCGCCATCGACGTGGTATGAAAGCCCTGGCGGCGGAAAGCATCGGCCGCCTTCTTGATCAAAACATCACGCTTGAGCTGATGCCGCTGTGCCGGATCCGGCACCACATTCCCCCAGGTCTTCTTACCCGCCATGCCGCCTGCCACTCTTATCGGTTCTTGTTCTGCGGACCATAAAGCCTTGGCAGCACGCTGTCTATTCGCCAGGATGGCGCCCCCTGGACAGAATAAAAACGGAGGAAACATCATGTCCGACGATATCCTGTATGAAAGCCACGGCGCGGTTCGGCTGATCACCATCAACCGCGCGGCGAAGATGAACTCCCTCGATTTTGCCGCGAATGATGCGCTGGTGGAGGCATTTCAGCGTTTCGATGCCGACCAGGAAGCTCGGGTCGCGGTACTCACCGGGGCCGGCGACAAGGCCTTCTGCGCCGGCGCCGACCTCAAGACCTACACGATGAATTTCGGCACCAGCCCACAGCCGGCTTTCCGCGAGCGCTACACCAACGGGCTTGGCATCGGCGGCATCACCCGTGGCCTGGAGATCTTCAAGCCAATCGTGGCGGCGGTGAACGGCTTCGCTATCTCCGGCGGCTTCGAGATCGCACTGGCCTGCGATATCCGCTTTGCCTCACCGAATGCGGCATTCGCCATCCAGGATGTGAAATGGGGCTTCCATCCTTGCGATGGGGCATTGATCCGCTTGCCCTATATCATCGGCCTTGGCAATGCGATGGAGATGTTCCTCTCTGGCGACCGCATCGATGCCGAACATGCGCTACGCATCGGCCTGGTCAACCGCGTATTGCCGGCGGAGAAGCTGCTGGAGGAAACCATGGCATATGCCGCGAAGCTGGCGAGCCGTGGCCCGCTGGCGCAGCGCTTCGGCAAGGAAGTGATGCTGCGCAGCCTGGGGCGGCCACCGGAGGATGGGCTGCGTTTCGAGTCGCGCTCCTTCCGTGACCTCGGCGACACCGCCGATATCAAGGAAGGCACCGACAGCTTCCGCGAGAAGCGCGAGGCGCGCTTTATCGGCCGTTAGCCGCGTTTCGGCGGGCGCGGTCCCCAGATATTGCCGCGCCCGGTGAAGCCGCCATCCACGGTCACGACCGTGCCGCTAACATAGGCGGCGCGCTCGGAGACCATGAAGGCCACCACATCGGCGATTTCTTCCGGCGTCGCGGCGCGTCCGATGGGCAGGAAATCGAGCAACTCCTGCCAGCGTTCGGCATCGCCCAGCACGTCGGCGGCCCGCGGTCTCAACAAGCTGACCAGACGATCCGTCGCCACCAGGCCGGGATTGACTGCCAGCACCCGGATACCCTGCTCCACACTTTCGCCGCCGAGCGCACGGGTGAAAGCCATCAGCGCGGCATTGCCGGTGCTGCCGGCGATATAGGGGCCATCCGGCCGCTCGCCGGCCATGCCGATGACATTGAGGATGGTACCCTGGCGCCGCGCCGCCATGGCGCGATAAACCGCGCGCGTAAGGTTGATATAGCCAAAGACCTTGAGGTCCCAGGCGGCACGCCAGGTCGGCTCATCCACCGCCAGCAGGTCGCCACCCGGAATGCTGCCGGCATTGTTGATCAGGATATCCAGATGCCCGGCATCTGCCGCCAACTGCTCCGCCACACCCGGCGCCCCGACATCGGCGGCGATGATTTCAACCCGGCCATTATAGCGCGCATGCAGCGCCTGCTGCGCCCCAGCCAATGCCGCGCCCGATCGCCCGACCAGCAGCAGATCGCAGCCCTCTTCGGCTAGAACCCTGGCCGTCGCCAGGCCGATACCCTTGGAGCCGCCGGTGATCAGGGCGCGGCGCCCACGCAATTGCAGATCCATGTTCCCTCCCAGCGCCCGCCGCATTCGGCGACAAGCGTCATGCGGCTATATAGCGCGCTCGGCAGGAAACAGGAAAGAGTGCCAGCTCAGTATCAACTCTTGGGGCGAGGCCCCCAGGCACCGCCGCTCTGGCTGACGATCGGCCCGAGCTGCGCGTAATTCGGCCCGGCGATGCGGCAGATCGGCTGCAGCCGCTCGGTGCGGATCTTGCCGCTTTCATAGAGATCGTCGCGAATATGGAAGCAGACCACCTCGCCGACATGGAACTCAGTGCAGGCGGTGCCGAACTCGATCAACTGGCTGAAGCGGCATTCCAGGCTGACCGGCACATCGCGCAGGCGCGGCGCCGCGATACATTCGCCGGGCAACGTGGCCAGGCCCAGCTCCTCCACCTCGCTCACCTCGGTGGGGTACTCGAACGAGCTGGCATGCACTGTGGCGATCATACTGTCATTGGCGATATTGACAGTGAATTCGCCGCGCTCGCGGATATTCCGGGCGGTATCCTTGAGTCGCAGCTTGTCACCGCGCCCGATGCTGATGCCGAGCATCGGCGGTTCGCTGGAAACAAAGGTGAAGCAACTGAACGGCGCCAGGTTGACATGGCCGGCTTCACTCAAAGAAGTGACCCAGGCAATCGGCCGCGGCACCACCACGCCGGTAAGCAGCTTGTAGGTCTGGTCGCGATCGATATCGCTCGGCAGGATACGCATTGTCTACCCCTCAGCTCGCCATCGCCATATGCCGCACCACCTTCTCGGCGGTGATCGGCAGGTCCGAAACACGGCAGGCAGCGGCAGCCACCGCATTTGCTAGAGCCGCCGGCGGTTCGATCACCGGCGGCTCGCCCACGCCCTTGGCGCCAAAGGGGCCGACCTCGCTCGGACATTCCACCAGGATGGAGCGCACGCGCGGTGCGTCCATTGCCGTCGGCATCTTGTAATCGGTGAGGTTGGCATTCGCCACATGGCCGTCGCGGTAGACGATCTCTTCCGACAAGGCCTGGCCGATACCCTGCATCACGCCGCCCTCGATCTGGCCCTCGATATAGAGCGGGTTGATGGCGAAGCCGACATCCTGCGCCACGACATAGTCATTGATCTGGATTTCGCCGGTCTCTTGATCGACCGAGACATCCACGGCATGGGCATGGAAGCTCGGCGAATTCAGCGTGGTGATCACCAGGTTGCGGCCGCGCTTCGGATCGTAGGGCGTCGGCGGCGCGATGAAGGTGCCATGGGCAATCAGGCCGCCGCCGGATAATTGCAGCGCTTTGGCGATTTCCGCCAGCGTGATCGACTTGTCGCCGCCGCTGACCACGCCATCAACCAGACTGAGGCCTTCGGCAGGCACACCGAGCTTCGGCGCCGCCGCCTGGAATATCTGCTGGCGCAGTTTCTCCACGGCATTGATGCAGGCATTGCCGACCGCAAAGGCGGTGCGGCTGCCCTGGGCGCCATGGTCGAACGGCGTCGCGGTGCTGTCGGCGCTGACGATATCGATATCATCAAGCTTCACACCCAATGCTTCGGCCAGCACCTGGGCGGCGCCGGTGAGCGCACCGGTGCCGATTTCGGCACAGCCGGTATTCATCACCACCTTACCTTCGGGGTTGATCTTGACATAGACGCCCGAAGAGCCGGAGGTTGTGGTCCACCAGCCGCAGGCTAGGCCCTTGCCACGTCCGTTGCCGTCACGGCGCTGCGACCAGCCAATGGCATCGGCGGCCTTGCGCAGGCATTCCTCCAGGCTGACCTTGGCCACCACCTGGCCGTTCGGCGCCGTATCGCCATCGCGCAGGATATTGCGCAGGCGGAATTCCAGCGGATCCAGGCCGATGCCGGCGGCGATAATGTCCATCTGCGATTCGACGGCGAAATTCGCCTGCGGCCCGGAAGGCGCGCGGAACGAGCCGGTCGGCGCCTTGTTGGTGTAGACCGCCAGGCCCTCGATGGAGATGTTCGGAATGCGGTAGGGACCAGCCAGGATCAGGGCAGAGCTGGAACCGACACCGACGCCGGAGCCGGACGTGGCCCCAGTATCGACAATGATGCGGCCCTGCTTTGCCAGAATCCGACCGTCTCGGCTGACGCCGGTTTTCAGTTCGATCACCACCGGCTGGCGCGAATAGGCGGTGGCCATCTCTTCTTCGGTGGTGGTCACCATCTTCACCGGCCGGCCGCAGGCTTTCGCCATCACCGCGACATAATGCTCGACCCCAAGGCGCAGCTTGCCGCCGAAACCGCCGCCGATCACGGTGCAGATCACCCGCACCTGGGCCGCCGGCACTTTCAGGATTTCGGCCAGCGTGCTTTGCGCCTCAAAGGGCAACTGCGTGTTGGACCAGACTGTAAAGCGCCCATCGCGATCCCACTGCGCCACTGCGGCGCGCGGCTCGGTATAGCCGGGATGCACCATGTTGGTGGTGAAGCGGTTGGTGAAAATATGATCCGAAGCAGCAAAGCCGGCTTCGATGTCACCGACCGACAGCAGCGACTGGTTCGATACATTGCCCTGGCGCAGCACGGTCGGCATCGCCTGGTATCCCAGCAAATCCGGATGCACCAGCGGCGCATTGGCCTGCAAAGCCACTTCGACATCGAATACCGCCGGCAGCGGCTCATACTCGATCTCGATAGCCGCAGCGGCAGCTTCTGCCTCGGCGGCGCTACGCGCCACCACGCCGGCAATCGGCTGGCCGACATGGCGTACGGTATCGAGGGCGAATACCTCCATATCCTTGATGAAGGAGCCATAGCGCGCACAGGGCACATCCGCCGCCGTGACGATGGCGCGCACGCCGGGCATCTGGCGTGCTTTATCCAGGCGCAGGGCACGGATGCGGGCATGCGGCACCGTGCTGCGGCAGAGTTTGCCATGCAGCATACCAGGCAGGGCAAAATCCGTGCCGTAGATTGCGCGGCCCGTCACCTTGCCCATTGCATCGAAGCGCGGCAGGGACTTGCCCACCACCTTGTAATCAGACGCCATCACTGCCTCGCTGCCTGGCCCAAACCGCGGCGCGGCTCAGGTAATCCGTTTCACACCCACCATACGGTCGATCAGCAGCACGAAGGCGGTGGTGCCGATCATCATCAGCGCCGCGATGGCCGAAACCGTCGGATCGACGCGGCTTTCGATATAGAAGTAGATTTCCACCGGCAGGGTGGAGTTGCTTTGCGACAGAAAGGCCGTCGCGGTGAAGTTGTCGAACGACACCACGAAACAGAAGAAGCTGGCGGCGAAGATACCGGTCTTGATCTGCGGCAGCGTGACGAGGAAGAAAGCCTTGAACGGCGAGGCGCCAAGCCCGACAGCCGCCTCTTCCAGCGTCGGGCTGATCCGGGCCAGCGAGGCGCGGATCACGCGCACGGCGTAAGGCAGGGTCAGCACGCAATGCAGGATTACCAGATTGGTGGATTTCTCGATGAAATCGGTGCGGGCGGCAAAGATCAGGAAGGACAGGCCGACAATCACCTGCGGCACGATCAGCGGCGACATCAGCACCGCGTCTATGGCTTCGCGGCCACGGAAGCGGTAGCGGGTGAGCGCCAGGGCCGACAAGGTGCCGAGCGTCATGGCACAGACGCCGGAAATCAACGCCAGCGCAATCGAGCGGTAGAAGGGCAGCTTGAAATCCGGCTGATTGAACACATTCTCGAACCATTTCAGCGAGAATCCATCCGGCGGGAATGTGGCACGGGTGGTGGAACTGAAGGCGCTGAAGAAAGTGATGACCAGCGGCGCCGTGATCCACAGCAGGACCACCACAGCAATCACCGTGCTGACACGATAGAGCGGATCGCTGCTATTCACGGCGCTCCTCATCGGTTGCCTCCCGGCAGCAAACGTGCGCCGATACTGTTGATACCGAATACCACCGTCAGGCTGATCAGCAGTGTGACCACGGCAGCCGTGCCGGACAGCGCGTAATTGAAGCCGACAATGGCCTGGTCGTAGATCAGGTTGCCAATCATCTTGAAGATGCTGCCGCCGAGCAGCGACGGCGTCAGGTAGGCTGTGAAGCAGAAGACGAAGGAGAGCACGGTGCCGCCGACCACGCCGGGCGCGCTGAGCGGCAGGGTGACGCGCAGGAAGGCCTGCAGCGGCGTGGCGCCAAGGCTGCGCGCAGCCTCTTCATAGCGGCTACTGACATTCTGCAGCACCGAGCTGATCGGGAATACCATCAACGGCAGCGCCGAGGCGAACAGGCCGATGGCAACGCCGAGTTCATTATACATCAGCTTTACCGGCGCATCGATCAGGCCCATTGCCTTGAGGCCACGATTGATCACGCCATTGTTGCCGAGCATCAGCATCCAGCCATACATCTTCACGACATAGATCGAGAAAAACTGGATCGCCAAGGTAAGGGTGATGAAAGTGGCGAAGCGGCGGCTGCCCCGGCTCATCACATAAGCGATGGGGTAGCCAGCCAGCAGCACGATCAGCGTGACATAGCTGGCTATACGCACCGAACGCCACAGGTAGGTGCGGAAATGACCATCAGCGGCGAAGCTGACAAAATTGGCAAGAGTGAAATCGCCGGCAGCATTACGCATACTCAGCGACAGCACAGTGGTGAGCGCCGCAAAGAAGAAGACCAGCAGGATGAGGGCCGGGCCGACAAGCAGCAGGGGCCGCAAATTCCAGCGCATTAAATCTCCTCCTTCGCGACGCTCATATTCACCTTACTGGATCACTTCACGGTCATACTGGCTGATGATGGTCGACATATTGTCGGCCATGTGGCCGTAATCCATCGGATAGGCGCCGTCCAGATTGCTCAGGATCGACTGCACCACTTCCGGGCCCTTGGCCTTCTTGTTGGCCGGCAGCGCGCCGAAGGCTTCGGCAAGCTGTGCCTGCACCGGCTCGGAGAGCAGGAAGTTGACAAAATCCTCGGACTGTTTGACGCGCGGGCCGGCGACGATGGTGAGCGGGGTTTCCGCCACCAGCAGCGGCTTGCTCGGCACCACGAAACCGTAATTGCTGCCCGGCTTGATATAGCTGATCACGTTCGGCAGCACACCCCAGGCGATCAGGCCGACTTCACCGGCTTCGAGCAGGCGGATCGACTGCACGTTGTTGGTGAAGAAAGTGACGATGCTGGGCCGCAGCGTCTTCAGCTTGGCATAGCCCGGCGCCAGGTTCTTTTCACTGCCACCGGCCAGCAAGGCCGCCATGGTGGGGAAGTAACCCGGATCGAAGCTGGCCGCCGGCGCGCCGATCTTGCCCTTCAGGCGGGGGTCCCACAGGTCTTCCCACTTGGTCGGCTCGAACGGCACCAGATCCTTGCGATAGAAGATGCCGCGCAGCGACACCCAGGCGGTAACGCCATGGGAGAAGATCAGCGGCGCATTAATATTGGCGGTGTTAGGGATGCGCGCCTTGTCGATCGGCACTATCACGCCTTCCTTCACCGCGCGCTGGTAGTTGATCATGTTGGTGGACCAGATATCCACCTCGGGCTTCGCCTTCTGGGCGATGAGACGGGCAACGCCTGCCTCGCCGGCACCCTGGGCCACGACGCTGACCGGCTGCTTGGTCATTGCCTCGTAATCCTTGGCCAGCTTCTCGAAGGTCTGCTGCCACACGCCGCCCCAGGTCATGAAGACCAGCGGCTTTTCCTGCGCCGTGGCGCCGAAACTGAACGTCATGCCGGCCAATGCGGCCGCCAGCGCGAATTTCTTGATCATCGTTGTCCCCTTCATGGCCCTGCTCCTTTGTTGCTATCGGCGAATACTGGTTGTTGTCCTACAATCCCTGTTCGTCCCTTCGACGCTTTATGGTCGCACCTGTGCCATCTGGCGGGCGGCGCGCCCGACGGCATCGACAATTTTCTGATAACCAGTGCAACGGCAGAGCGTGCCGGCGAGGCCCTCGCGGATCGCCGCCTCGTCAGGCAGCGGATTGGCGTCCAGCAAAGCCTTGGCGCTGAGCAGCATGCCGGGAATACAATAGCCGCATTGCACCGCGCCGCCCTCGATGAAGGCCAGCTGCAGCGGATGCAGTTCGCCGCCCTGCGCCAATCCTTCGATGGTGGTGACGGAACTGCCCTGGCATTGCAGCGCCAGGGTGATGCAGGAATTCACCGCTTTGCCATCCAGCAGCACGGTGCAGACGCCGCATTCCGCTTCCAGGCAGTTGGTCTTGGTGCCGGTGAGGCCGAATTCCTCGCGTAGCAATTCCAGCAGTGACATGCCGGCGGGAATCTCCGCGTCGTAGCGCTCGCCGTTGATGGTGAGAGACAGGGCGTGGCGACTCATGGCGCCAACCTTTCCAGACAGGCCATGACGGCGCGCGGCACCAGTGCGGCGATCAGCCGGCG
Coding sequences:
- a CDS encoding xanthine dehydrogenase family protein molybdopterin-binding subunit; amino-acid sequence: MASDYKVVGKSLPRFDAMGKVTGRAIYGTDFALPGMLHGKLCRSTVPHARIRALRLDKARQMPGVRAIVTAADVPCARYGSFIKDMEVFALDTVRHVGQPIAGVVARSAAEAEAAAAAIEIEYEPLPAVFDVEVALQANAPLVHPDLLGYQAMPTVLRQGNVSNQSLLSVGDIEAGFAASDHIFTNRFTTNMVHPGYTEPRAAVAQWDRDGRFTVWSNTQLPFEAQSTLAEILKVPAAQVRVICTVIGGGFGGKLRLGVEHYVAVMAKACGRPVKMVTTTEEEMATAYSRQPVVIELKTGVSRDGRILAKQGRIIVDTGATSGSGVGVGSSSALILAGPYRIPNISIEGLAVYTNKAPTGSFRAPSGPQANFAVESQMDIIAAGIGLDPLEFRLRNILRDGDTAPNGQVVAKVSLEECLRKAADAIGWSQRRDGNGRGKGLACGWWTTTSGSSGVYVKINPEGKVVMNTGCAEIGTGALTGAAQVLAEALGVKLDDIDIVSADSTATPFDHGAQGSRTAFAVGNACINAVEKLRQQIFQAAAPKLGVPAEGLSLVDGVVSGGDKSITLAEIAKALQLSGGGLIAHGTFIAPPTPYDPKRGRNLVITTLNSPSFHAHAVDVSVDQETGEIQINDYVVAQDVGFAINPLYIEGQIEGGVMQGIGQALSEEIVYRDGHVANANLTDYKMPTAMDAPRVRSILVECPSEVGPFGAKGVGEPPVIEPPAALANAVAAAACRVSDLPITAEKVVRHMAMAS
- a CDS encoding ABC transporter permease yields the protein MRSAVNSSDPLYRVSTVIAVVVLLWITAPLVITFFSAFSSTTRATFPPDGFSLKWFENVFNQPDFKLPFYRSIALALISGVCAMTLGTLSALALTRYRFRGREAIDAVLMSPLIVPQVIVGLSFLIFAARTDFIEKSTNLVILHCVLTLPYAVRVIRASLARISPTLEEAAVGLGASPFKAFFLVTLPQIKTGIFAASFFCFVVSFDNFTATAFLSQSNSTLPVEIYFYIESRVDPTVSAIAALMMIGTTAFVLLIDRMVGVKRIT
- a CDS encoding ABC transporter permease produces the protein MRWNLRPLLLVGPALILLVFFFAALTTVLSLSMRNAAGDFTLANFVSFAADGHFRTYLWRSVRIASYVTLIVLLAGYPIAYVMSRGSRRFATFITLTLAIQFFSIYVVKMYGWMLMLGNNGVINRGLKAMGLIDAPVKLMYNELGVAIGLFASALPLMVFPISSVLQNVSSRYEEAARSLGATPLQAFLRVTLPLSAPGVVGGTVLSFVFCFTAYLTPSLLGGSIFKMIGNLIYDQAIVGFNYALSGTAAVVTLLISLTVVFGINSIGARLLPGGNR
- a CDS encoding extracellular solute-binding protein, translating into MKGTTMIKKFALAAALAGMTFSFGATAQEKPLVFMTWGGVWQQTFEKLAKDYEAMTKQPVSVVAQGAGEAGVARLIAQKAKPEVDIWSTNMINYQRAVKEGVIVPIDKARIPNTANINAPLIFSHGVTAWVSLRGIFYRKDLVPFEPTKWEDLWDPRLKGKIGAPAASFDPGYFPTMAALLAGGSEKNLAPGYAKLKTLRPSIVTFFTNNVQSIRLLEAGEVGLIAWGVLPNVISYIKPGSNYGFVVPSKPLLVAETPLTIVAGPRVKQSEDFVNFLLSEPVQAQLAEAFGALPANKKAKGPEVVQSILSNLDGAYPMDYGHMADNMSTIISQYDREVIQ
- a CDS encoding (2Fe-2S)-binding protein; translated protein: MSRHALSLTINGERYDAEIPAGMSLLELLREEFGLTGTKTNCLEAECGVCTVLLDGKAVNSCITLALQCQGSSVTTIEGLAQGGELHPLQLAFIEGGAVQCGYCIPGMLLSAKALLDANPLPDEAAIREGLAGTLCRCTGYQKIVDAVGRAARQMAQVRP